The following are from one region of the Streptomyces fradiae genome:
- the meaB gene encoding methylmalonyl Co-A mutase-associated GTPase MeaB, producing MAIDIDTYEKGVRDGKRALVARAITLVESTRPQHRALAQELLTRLLPHSGRARRIGISGVPGVGKSTFIDAFGTMLTGLGHRVAVLAVDPSSTRTGGSILGDKTRMERLAVDPAAFVRPSPSAGTLGGVAKATRESMVVMEAAGYDVVLVETVGVGQSETTVANMVDSFLLLSLARTGDQLQGIKKGVLELADVVAVNKADGPHERDARAAARELAGALRLMHGKEAFWTPPVLSCSARESTGLDEVWERLEKHRALLDATGRLDSRRRDQQVDWAWSMVRDELLNRLHADPAVRALTPEVERRVRDGELTATLAAERILGALGSGG from the coding sequence ATGGCCATCGACATCGACACGTACGAGAAGGGTGTACGGGACGGGAAGCGCGCCCTCGTGGCGCGCGCCATCACCCTCGTCGAGTCCACCCGGCCGCAACACCGGGCGCTCGCCCAGGAGTTGCTGACCCGGCTGCTTCCGCACAGCGGCCGGGCCCGGCGGATCGGGATCAGCGGGGTGCCGGGGGTCGGCAAGTCGACCTTCATCGACGCCTTCGGCACCATGCTGACCGGCCTCGGGCACCGGGTGGCGGTGCTCGCCGTCGACCCGTCCTCGACCCGTACCGGCGGCTCCATCCTGGGCGACAAGACCCGGATGGAGCGGCTCGCGGTCGACCCGGCGGCGTTCGTGCGGCCCTCGCCGAGCGCGGGCACGCTCGGCGGCGTCGCCAAGGCGACCCGCGAGTCGATGGTCGTGATGGAGGCCGCCGGTTACGACGTCGTGCTGGTCGAGACGGTCGGCGTCGGGCAGTCGGAGACGACCGTGGCGAACATGGTCGACTCCTTCCTGCTGCTCAGCCTGGCCCGCACCGGCGACCAGCTGCAGGGCATCAAGAAGGGCGTCCTGGAGCTGGCGGACGTGGTCGCGGTCAACAAGGCCGACGGCCCCCACGAGCGCGACGCCCGCGCTGCCGCGCGTGAACTCGCGGGCGCGCTCCGTCTGATGCACGGCAAGGAGGCCTTCTGGACGCCGCCGGTGCTGAGTTGCAGCGCCCGCGAGTCCACCGGCCTCGACGAGGTGTGGGAGCGCCTGGAGAAGCACCGCGCGCTCCTGGACGCGACCGGCCGCCTCGACTCCCGGCGCCGCGACCAGCAGGTCGACTGGGCCTGGTCGATGGTCCGCGACGAACTCCTGAACCGCCTGCACGCCGACCCGGCGGTCCGCGCCCTCACCCCCGAGGTGGAGCGGCGGGTCCGGGACGGCGAGCTGACGGCGACACTGGCGGCGGAGCGGATCCTGGGGGCCTTGGGGTCCGGAGGCTGA
- a CDS encoding RICIN domain-containing protein, producing the protein MHPPRRGRLLSLLATTALAAASLAVAAPTGSAAPASTPAPAPAPAPATSQDTYTVTVGAKGSWTHPDDTPASPYTDKDGTFYFQQAHALYGANDSRQWNFFTGADLDTATRSSALSDAVNPSNSNDRNNDTTWRCNNSPTGVESTSAPAGSGYAHRNYCDLTGLWVDPDTGDWYGLVHNEFTPQPFADGIHYDGIDYAVSRDQGRTWTVKDHVITSPYSTRRGDTAAFPQQTYHYGTGDPRLFTDTASGYFYVFYGSRIVNKGGGWAAFYGHVARAPIASKMAPGSWQKWYDGAWSQPGVGGRESTMVPVGTNSTGYVPTDQEYDPATPGTVSQQVAAGQTPPTSPLFVMDITYNAHLGLYIGEPQAVDQSGKAPQELYATADLTTQKWFRLGDTGGYTTASWYRWFLDSGNRTNSGIVGRDFRAYCSFGCSGGASSEYVNLRIDSSRPAAPVDTTRTYRIGSAGGRVLAQVQGGTSTTSVAAPTGSALESWTFTAKGDGSYRIANTATGQLLGVAATGPATRAWGTRPTVTAPAGGTGATGQEWFVIPGASAADNTPTGTYRLVNRYSGLVLGLSGDPARPAAETTPARSWTDTTGSPVGAGRGAAEQTLSLTPTGTAPPALDGVRTLTTVSGGKALDDPDSSSANGTQLITWSPNGGANQKWTLTRQTDGSYELRNGSSGKCADIEGGSTAAGARVIQWTCHGGANQRWTILRLPSGGGYTVASVGSGLLLTTASTGDGARVTQQPDTGSGLQQWTVS; encoded by the coding sequence GTGCATCCTCCACGTCGCGGCAGGCTCCTGAGCCTGCTCGCCACCACCGCGCTCGCCGCCGCTTCCCTCGCCGTCGCCGCCCCCACCGGCTCCGCGGCCCCGGCCTCGACCCCTGCCCCTGCCCCCGCCCCCGCCCCCGCCACGAGCCAGGACACCTACACCGTCACCGTCGGCGCCAAGGGTTCCTGGACCCACCCCGACGACACGCCCGCCAGTCCCTACACCGACAAGGACGGCACCTTCTACTTCCAGCAGGCCCACGCCCTCTACGGCGCGAACGACTCCCGCCAGTGGAACTTCTTCACCGGCGCCGACCTCGACACCGCCACCCGCTCCAGCGCCCTCAGCGACGCCGTCAACCCGAGCAACAGCAACGACCGCAACAACGACACCACGTGGCGCTGCAACAACAGCCCGACCGGCGTCGAGTCCACCAGCGCCCCCGCCGGCAGCGGCTACGCCCACCGCAACTACTGCGACCTCACCGGCCTGTGGGTCGACCCCGACACCGGCGACTGGTACGGGCTCGTGCACAACGAGTTCACCCCGCAGCCCTTCGCCGACGGCATCCACTACGACGGCATCGACTACGCCGTCTCCCGCGACCAGGGACGCACCTGGACCGTCAAGGACCACGTCATCACGTCCCCGTACAGCACCAGGCGCGGCGACACCGCCGCCTTCCCCCAGCAGACGTACCACTACGGCACCGGCGACCCCCGCCTCTTCACCGACACCGCCTCCGGCTACTTCTACGTCTTCTACGGCTCGCGCATCGTGAACAAGGGCGGCGGCTGGGCCGCCTTCTACGGGCATGTCGCCCGCGCCCCCATCGCCTCGAAGATGGCCCCCGGCTCCTGGCAGAAGTGGTACGACGGCGCCTGGTCCCAGCCCGGCGTCGGCGGCCGCGAGAGCACCATGGTCCCGGTCGGGACGAACAGCACCGGCTATGTGCCCACCGACCAGGAGTACGACCCGGCCACCCCCGGCACCGTCAGCCAGCAGGTCGCCGCCGGGCAGACCCCGCCGACCTCGCCGCTCTTCGTCATGGACATCACCTACAACGCCCACCTCGGGCTCTACATCGGCGAGCCGCAGGCCGTCGACCAGAGCGGCAAGGCCCCGCAGGAGCTCTACGCCACCGCCGACCTCACCACCCAGAAGTGGTTCCGGCTCGGCGACACCGGCGGCTACACCACGGCGTCCTGGTACCGCTGGTTCCTCGACTCCGGCAACCGCACGAACTCCGGCATCGTCGGCCGGGACTTCCGCGCCTACTGCTCCTTCGGCTGCTCCGGCGGCGCGAGCAGCGAGTACGTCAACCTGCGGATCGACAGCAGCCGGCCCGCCGCGCCCGTCGACACCACCAGGACCTACCGGATCGGCAGCGCCGGCGGACGCGTCCTCGCCCAGGTCCAGGGCGGTACGAGCACGACGTCCGTGGCCGCCCCCACCGGCTCGGCCCTCGAGTCCTGGACCTTCACCGCCAAGGGCGACGGCTCCTACCGCATCGCCAACACCGCCACCGGACAGCTCCTCGGCGTCGCCGCCACCGGCCCGGCCACCCGCGCCTGGGGCACCCGGCCCACCGTGACCGCCCCGGCCGGCGGCACCGGAGCCACCGGCCAGGAGTGGTTCGTGATCCCCGGCGCCTCGGCCGCCGACAACACCCCCACCGGCACCTACCGCCTGGTCAACCGCTACAGCGGCCTCGTCCTCGGCCTCTCCGGCGACCCCGCACGCCCGGCCGCCGAGACCACGCCCGCCCGCAGCTGGACCGACACCACCGGCAGCCCGGTCGGCGCCGGGCGCGGCGCCGCCGAGCAGACCCTGAGCCTGACCCCGACCGGCACCGCGCCGCCCGCCCTCGACGGCGTCCGCACCCTCACCACCGTCTCCGGCGGAAAGGCGCTCGACGACCCCGACAGCAGCAGCGCCAACGGCACCCAGCTGATCACCTGGAGCCCGAACGGCGGCGCCAACCAGAAGTGGACCCTCACCCGGCAGACCGACGGGAGTTACGAGCTGCGCAACGGCTCGTCCGGCAAGTGCGCCGACATCGAGGGCGGCTCCACGGCCGCCGGCGCCCGGGTCATTCAGTGGACCTGCCACGGCGGCGCCAACCAGCGCTGGACCATCCTGCGCCTGCCGTCCGGCGGTGGCTACACCGTCGCCTCCGTCGGCAGCGGACTGCTCCTGACCACCGCGTCGACCGGGGACGGGGCCCGCGTCACCCAGCAGCCCGACACCGGATCCGGCCTCCAGCAGTGGACCGTCAGCTGA
- a CDS encoding SpoIIE family protein phosphatase, protein MGDAERGAEERAAEAALLDALFTQAPVGLFLVDPELRVTRFNHAAHGMRQVPEERVLGHRIGGFAPGLATDELHATARRVLETGESALGVLLHGRRPEGPEPGDGEEIAVSASLFRLTDSSGKVLGLAALAENVTDREQALARLEVLHRAHRRIGTSLDETATAEQLAAVAVPDLADVVIVDVLGEVYQGRRLRPGRVGPGSPLRRAAFRAADGSAGDVAPGALVDLPFPTPCSQALADLRPRLVPRLAAGTPGAKTFGAGAHSLIAAPLVVHGTALGIAVFLRTTRPEPFDGDDLQLAEQLATLTALGIDKAHAYTRERTVATALQRRLLPSAPPELTGVEAAHVHLPGDDGADWFDVIPLSGARVGLTVGTVAGRGIEAAATMGQLRTAARALAARDPAPDELLSGLDEVTVRLAREVGPEGGATSTQAEPPSATCLYLVYDPVSGRCRGASAGHPVPLVLGPDGRSQVSEIRPGPPLGGGGGFSVATAELAEGSLLALYSSGLVLGRGRSAAEGRATLRTVLGGPGRTPAELCDDVVYALGERHDPRSVDDASLLLVRTRRLGADRIAEWPLRHDPTVVAEARALAVRKLADWGLDELADATELIVSELVTNAIRYGLPPLSLRMLRDRELICEVTDGSSTTPHMRLAEPTDEGGRGLFLVMYLAGRWGTRFAARGKTIWATQELPRDQDPGQDKDAGQDPGQGPDQDLS, encoded by the coding sequence GTGGGCGATGCGGAGCGCGGGGCCGAGGAACGGGCGGCCGAGGCGGCGCTTCTGGACGCCCTCTTCACCCAGGCGCCGGTGGGCCTGTTCCTGGTGGACCCCGAGCTGCGGGTGACGCGCTTCAACCACGCGGCGCACGGCATGCGGCAGGTGCCGGAGGAACGGGTGCTCGGTCACCGGATCGGCGGCTTCGCCCCCGGACTCGCCACGGACGAGCTCCACGCGACCGCCCGGCGCGTCCTGGAGACCGGCGAGTCCGCGCTCGGCGTCCTGCTGCACGGGCGGCGGCCCGAAGGGCCCGAACCCGGGGACGGCGAGGAGATCGCCGTGTCCGCGTCCCTGTTCCGGCTCACGGACTCCTCGGGCAAGGTGCTCGGACTCGCCGCGCTCGCCGAGAACGTCACCGACCGGGAGCAGGCCCTGGCCCGCCTGGAGGTCCTGCACCGGGCACACCGCCGGATCGGCACGAGCCTCGACGAGACCGCCACGGCCGAGCAGCTGGCGGCGGTGGCGGTGCCGGACCTCGCCGACGTCGTGATCGTCGACGTGCTCGGCGAGGTGTACCAGGGGCGCCGGCTGCGGCCCGGCCGGGTCGGCCCGGGCAGCCCGCTGCGCCGCGCCGCGTTCCGCGCCGCCGACGGCTCGGCCGGGGACGTGGCTCCGGGCGCGCTCGTCGACCTCCCCTTCCCCACCCCGTGCTCCCAGGCTCTCGCCGATCTGCGGCCGCGTCTCGTCCCCCGGCTCGCCGCCGGCACCCCGGGGGCGAAGACGTTCGGCGCCGGCGCGCACTCGCTGATCGCCGCGCCGCTCGTGGTGCACGGCACGGCCCTCGGGATCGCGGTCTTCCTGCGCACCACCCGCCCCGAGCCGTTCGACGGGGACGATCTGCAGCTCGCCGAACAGCTCGCCACGCTCACGGCGCTCGGCATCGACAAGGCCCACGCCTACACCCGCGAGCGCACCGTCGCGACCGCCCTGCAGCGCCGGCTGCTGCCGTCCGCGCCGCCGGAGCTGACGGGCGTGGAGGCGGCGCACGTGCATCTGCCGGGCGACGACGGGGCGGACTGGTTCGACGTCATCCCGCTCTCCGGGGCGCGGGTCGGGCTGACCGTGGGAACGGTCGCCGGGCGGGGCATCGAGGCTGCGGCGACCATGGGCCAGCTGCGGACCGCCGCGCGGGCGCTCGCGGCCCGCGACCCCGCCCCGGACGAGCTCCTCTCCGGTCTGGACGAGGTGACCGTACGGCTGGCGCGGGAGGTCGGACCGGAGGGCGGGGCCACGTCGACGCAGGCCGAGCCCCCGTCGGCGACCTGTCTCTATCTCGTGTACGACCCGGTGTCCGGGCGCTGCCGGGGCGCGAGTGCGGGGCATCCGGTGCCGCTGGTGCTCGGCCCGGACGGGCGGAGTCAGGTCTCGGAGATCCGGCCGGGGCCGCCGCTCGGCGGGGGCGGCGGTTTCTCCGTCGCGACCGCGGAGCTCGCCGAGGGCAGTCTGCTGGCCCTCTACTCCTCCGGTCTGGTCCTGGGCCGGGGCCGTTCGGCGGCCGAGGGCCGGGCCACGCTGCGGACGGTGCTCGGCGGCCCGGGCCGGACGCCGGCGGAGCTGTGCGACGACGTCGTGTACGCGCTCGGCGAGCGCCACGACCCGCGCAGCGTGGACGACGCGAGCCTGCTCCTGGTCCGCACCCGGCGGCTCGGCGCGGACCGGATCGCCGAGTGGCCGCTGCGGCACGACCCGACGGTGGTCGCCGAGGCCCGCGCCCTCGCCGTACGCAAGCTGGCGGACTGGGGTCTCGACGAGCTCGCCGACGCCACCGAACTGATCGTCAGCGAGCTCGTCACCAATGCGATCCGCTACGGGCTGCCGCCCCTGTCGCTGCGGATGCTGCGCGACCGCGAGCTGATCTGCGAGGTCACGGACGGCAGCAGCACCACCCCGCACATGCGGCTCGCCGAGCCCACCGACGAGGGCGGGCGCGGGCTGTTCCTGGTGATGTATCTCGCGGGCCGCTGGGGCACCCGGTTCGCCGCCCGGGGGAAGACGATCTGGGCGACCCAGGAGCTGCCCCGCGACCAGGACCCGGGCCAGGACAAGGACGCTGGCCAGGACCCTGGCCAGGGCCCGGACCAGGACCTCAGCTGA
- a CDS encoding TerD family protein: protein MGVSLAKGGNVSLSKEAPGLTAVLVGLGWDVRTTTGAAYDLDASALLCDASGKVVSDAHFVFYNNLTSPDGSVEHTGDNLTGEGDGDDESIKVDLVAVPAQIDKIVFPVSIHDAENRGQSFGQVRNAFIRVVNQADGREIARYDLSEDASTETAMVFGELYRHGGEWKFRAVGQGYASGLRGIALDFGVNV, encoded by the coding sequence GTGGGCGTTTCCCTGGCCAAGGGTGGCAACGTTTCCCTCAGCAAGGAGGCCCCCGGCCTGACCGCCGTTCTGGTCGGCCTGGGCTGGGACGTGCGGACGACCACCGGCGCCGCGTACGACCTCGACGCGTCCGCCCTGCTCTGCGACGCCTCCGGCAAGGTCGTGTCGGACGCGCACTTCGTCTTCTACAACAACCTCACCAGCCCGGACGGCTCCGTCGAGCACACCGGCGACAACCTCACCGGCGAGGGCGACGGCGACGACGAGTCCATCAAGGTCGATCTCGTCGCCGTGCCGGCGCAGATCGACAAGATCGTCTTCCCGGTGTCGATCCACGACGCCGAGAACCGCGGCCAGAGCTTCGGCCAGGTCCGCAACGCCTTCATCCGGGTCGTGAACCAGGCCGACGGCCGCGAGATAGCCCGCTACGACCTCTCCGAGGACGCGTCCACCGAGACCGCGATGGTCTTCGGCGAGCTCTACCGCCACGGCGGCGAGTGGAAGTTCCGCGCCGTCGGCCAGGGCTACGCCTCCGGGCTTCGCGGCATCGCCCTGGACTTCGGCGTCAACGTCTGA
- a CDS encoding methylmalonyl-CoA mutase family protein, which translates to MTVLPDDGLSLAAEFPAATHAQWQRLVAGVLSRSGKDVPETEAEDALSTQLEDGVRARPLYTGADGVPDPGLPGFTPFVRSGRAEGNTAGGWDVRQRHRTADPEAVLTDLENGVTSLWLTVGADGIPVDALGRVLEGVYLDLAPVVLDAGAGTTAAAEELFALYGRRGVAADAVRGNLGADPLGTEARTGTPYDPEGFPGAVALARRCAGTYPGLRALTVDALPYHEAGGSAAQELGASLATGVAYLRALTDGGLTVEQALGQLEFRYAATADQFLTIAKLRAARRLWARVAEASGAAAAGAQLQHAVTSPVMMTARDPWVNMLRTTVATLAAGVGGAESVTVHPFDHALGLPDAFARRIARNTSTILIEESHLSRVIDPAGGSWYVETLTDELAHAAWEFFQEIEREGGQGTALRSGWIEQRLGATWAERSKALAKRREPVTGVSEFPHLAEKPVVREPAPAEPSGGLPRVRRDEAFEALRARSDAHLAATGARPRVYLAALGPAAAHTARLTFAANLFQAGGIEPVTEGSFEESGATEVCLCSSDAVYEERAAEEAAAFRAAGAGHVVLAGRPAAYPDADSYVFAGCDAVAVLSATLDRMGVS; encoded by the coding sequence ATGACTGTGCTGCCTGACGACGGCCTCTCTCTGGCCGCCGAGTTCCCCGCAGCGACCCATGCGCAGTGGCAGCGCCTCGTGGCGGGCGTACTGAGCAGGTCGGGCAAGGACGTTCCCGAGACCGAGGCCGAGGACGCGCTCTCCACCCAGCTGGAGGACGGCGTACGGGCCCGGCCGCTGTACACCGGCGCCGACGGCGTGCCCGATCCCGGGCTGCCCGGTTTCACCCCCTTCGTGCGCTCCGGGCGCGCCGAGGGCAACACGGCGGGCGGCTGGGACGTGCGCCAGCGCCACCGCACGGCGGACCCCGAGGCGGTCCTCACCGACCTGGAGAACGGCGTCACCTCGCTGTGGCTGACCGTCGGTGCCGACGGCATCCCGGTGGACGCGCTCGGCCGGGTCCTGGAGGGGGTCTACCTCGACCTCGCGCCCGTCGTCCTGGACGCCGGCGCCGGCACCACCGCCGCCGCGGAGGAGCTCTTCGCGCTGTACGGGCGCCGGGGTGTCGCCGCCGACGCCGTGCGCGGCAATCTGGGCGCCGACCCGCTCGGCACCGAGGCCCGCACCGGCACCCCGTACGACCCCGAGGGTTTCCCGGGCGCCGTCGCGCTGGCCCGCCGCTGCGCCGGGACGTACCCGGGGCTGCGGGCGCTGACCGTGGACGCCCTGCCGTACCACGAGGCCGGCGGCTCGGCCGCGCAGGAGCTCGGCGCCTCGCTCGCCACCGGCGTCGCCTACCTCCGCGCGCTCACCGACGGCGGCCTCACCGTCGAGCAGGCCCTGGGCCAGCTGGAGTTCCGCTACGCGGCCACCGCCGACCAGTTCCTCACCATCGCCAAGCTGCGCGCCGCGCGCCGCCTGTGGGCCCGCGTCGCCGAGGCGTCGGGGGCCGCGGCGGCCGGGGCGCAGCTCCAGCACGCGGTCACCTCGCCGGTGATGATGACGGCCCGCGACCCGTGGGTGAACATGCTGCGCACCACGGTCGCCACCCTCGCGGCCGGTGTGGGCGGCGCCGAGTCGGTCACCGTGCACCCCTTCGACCACGCGCTCGGTCTGCCGGACGCGTTCGCGCGCCGGATCGCCCGCAACACCTCCACGATCCTGATCGAGGAGTCGCACCTGTCCCGGGTCATCGACCCGGCCGGCGGCTCCTGGTACGTGGAGACGCTGACCGACGAACTCGCCCACGCCGCCTGGGAGTTCTTCCAGGAGATCGAGCGCGAGGGCGGCCAGGGCACCGCGCTGCGCTCCGGGTGGATCGAGCAGCGGCTGGGCGCGACCTGGGCCGAGCGGTCCAAGGCGCTCGCCAAGCGCCGCGAACCGGTCACCGGGGTCAGCGAGTTCCCGCACCTGGCGGAGAAGCCGGTGGTGCGCGAGCCGGCGCCCGCCGAGCCCTCCGGGGGTCTGCCGCGGGTCCGCCGCGACGAGGCCTTCGAGGCGCTGCGCGCCCGTTCCGACGCGCATCTCGCCGCGACCGGCGCCCGGCCGCGGGTCTATCTGGCCGCGCTCGGCCCGGCCGCCGCGCACACCGCGCGCCTCACCTTCGCCGCGAACCTCTTCCAGGCCGGCGGCATCGAGCCGGTCACCGAGGGCTCGTTCGAGGAAAGCGGCGCCACCGAGGTCTGCCTGTGCTCCAGCGACGCGGTGTACGAGGAGCGGGCCGCCGAGGAGGCCGCCGCGTTCCGCGCCGCCGGTGCCGGGCACGTGGTGCTCGCCGGGCGCCCGGCCGCGTACCCGGACGCCGACTCGTACGTCTTCGCGGGGTGCGACGCCGTCGCCGTGCTCTCCGCCACCCTCGACCGCATGGGAGTGTCCTGA
- the scpA gene encoding methylmalonyl-CoA mutase — translation MGIPDFTGIDLGSPTPAGSADDWRGAVKRASGGDDLLWETPEGIGVKPLYTGRDLEDVDFLGTYPGVTPYLRGPYPTMYVNQPWTIRQYAGFSTAEESNAFYRRNLAAGQKGLSVAFDLPTHRGYDSDHPRVTGDVGMAGVAIDSIYDMRQLFDGIPLDKMSVSMTMNGAVLPVLALYIVAAEEQGVPAEKLAGTIQNDILKEFMVRNTYIYPPKPSMRIISDIFAFTSKNMPRYNSISISGYHIQEAGATADLELAYTLADGVEYLRAGREAGLDVDAFAPRLSFFWAIGMNFFMEVAKLRAARLLWAKLVKQFDPQNAKSLSLRTHSQTSGWSLTAQDVFNNVTRTCVEAMAATQGHTQSLHTNALDEALALPTDFSARIARNTQLLIQQESGTTRVIDPWGGSAYVERLTYDLARKAWQHIQEVEAAGGMAQAIDAGIPKLRVEEAAARTQARIDSGRQPVIGVNKYRVDGDEQIEVLKVDNSSVRAQQIEKLRRLRAERDERACQDALDDLTRAAGGEGNLLELAVRAARAKATVGEISDALEKVYGRHAGQIRTISGVYRNEAGESPSVDGTRALVDSFEENEGRRPRILVAKMGQDGHDRGQKVIATAFADLGFDVDVGPLFQTPAEVARQAVEADVHIVGVSSLAAGHLTLVPALRDELAAEGREDIMIVVGGVIPPQDVPTLLEMGAAAVFPPGTVIPDAAADLVRRLAEGLGHEASPGQDAGPGHDA, via the coding sequence ATGGGAATCCCCGACTTCACCGGGATCGACCTCGGATCCCCCACCCCGGCCGGCAGCGCCGACGACTGGCGTGGCGCGGTCAAGCGCGCCTCGGGCGGCGACGACCTGCTGTGGGAGACGCCGGAGGGCATCGGCGTCAAGCCGCTGTACACCGGCCGTGACCTGGAGGACGTCGACTTCCTCGGCACCTACCCGGGCGTGACGCCGTATCTGCGCGGCCCGTACCCGACGATGTACGTAAACCAGCCGTGGACCATCCGGCAGTACGCGGGCTTCTCGACCGCCGAGGAGTCCAACGCCTTCTACCGGCGCAACCTGGCGGCCGGCCAGAAGGGCCTGTCGGTCGCCTTCGACCTGCCGACCCACCGCGGCTACGACAGCGACCACCCGCGCGTGACCGGCGACGTCGGCATGGCGGGCGTGGCGATCGACTCGATCTACGACATGCGGCAGCTCTTCGACGGCATCCCGCTGGACAAGATGTCGGTGTCGATGACGATGAACGGCGCGGTGCTGCCCGTGCTCGCGCTGTACATCGTCGCCGCCGAGGAGCAGGGTGTGCCGGCCGAGAAGCTGGCGGGGACCATCCAGAACGACATCCTCAAGGAGTTCATGGTCCGCAACACCTACATCTACCCGCCGAAGCCGTCGATGCGGATCATCTCCGACATCTTCGCCTTCACCTCGAAGAACATGCCCCGCTACAACTCCATCTCCATCTCGGGGTACCACATCCAGGAGGCCGGCGCGACGGCCGACCTGGAGCTGGCGTACACCCTCGCGGACGGCGTGGAGTACCTGCGGGCGGGCCGCGAGGCGGGCCTGGACGTGGACGCGTTCGCGCCGCGCCTGTCGTTCTTCTGGGCGATCGGCATGAACTTCTTCATGGAGGTCGCCAAGCTGCGCGCGGCCCGCCTCCTCTGGGCCAAGCTGGTCAAGCAGTTCGACCCGCAGAACGCCAAGTCCCTCTCTCTGCGGACCCATTCGCAGACCTCGGGCTGGTCGCTCACCGCGCAGGACGTCTTCAACAACGTCACCCGCACCTGCGTGGAGGCGATGGCGGCGACCCAGGGCCACACCCAGTCGCTGCACACCAACGCGCTCGACGAGGCCCTCGCCCTGCCGACCGACTTCTCGGCGCGCATCGCCCGCAACACCCAGCTGCTCATCCAGCAGGAGTCGGGCACCACCCGGGTCATCGACCCGTGGGGCGGCAGCGCGTACGTGGAGCGGCTCACCTACGACCTGGCGCGCAAGGCCTGGCAGCACATCCAGGAGGTCGAGGCGGCCGGCGGCATGGCGCAGGCCATCGACGCGGGCATCCCGAAGCTGCGCGTCGAGGAGGCCGCGGCCCGTACCCAGGCCCGGATCGACTCCGGCCGGCAGCCGGTCATCGGCGTCAACAAGTACCGGGTCGACGGGGACGAGCAGATCGAGGTCCTCAAGGTCGACAACTCCTCGGTCCGCGCCCAGCAGATCGAGAAGCTGCGCCGGCTGCGCGCCGAGCGCGACGAGCGGGCCTGCCAGGACGCGCTCGACGACCTCACCCGGGCCGCCGGCGGCGAGGGCAACCTGCTCGAACTGGCGGTGCGCGCGGCCCGCGCGAAGGCGACCGTCGGCGAGATCTCGGACGCCCTGGAGAAGGTGTACGGGCGGCACGCGGGCCAGATCCGTACGATCTCCGGCGTGTACCGCAACGAAGCAGGCGAGTCCCCGTCCGTGGACGGCACCCGCGCGCTCGTCGACTCCTTCGAGGAGAACGAGGGCCGGCGTCCCCGCATCCTGGTGGCCAAGATGGGCCAGGACGGGCACGACCGCGGCCAGAAGGTGATCGCGACCGCCTTCGCCGACCTGGGCTTCGACGTCGACGTCGGCCCGCTGTTCCAGACGCCGGCCGAGGTGGCCCGGCAGGCCGTCGAGGCGGACGTCCACATCGTGGGCGTCTCGTCCCTGGCTGCAGGTCACCTCACGCTCGTCCCCGCGCTGCGGGACGAGCTGGCCGCGGAGGGCCGCGAGGACATCATGATCGTGGTCGGCGGGGTCATCCCGCCCCAGGACGTGCCCACGCTCCTGGAGATGGGCGCCGCCGCGGTGTTCCCGCCCGGCACGGTGATCCCGGACGCCGCCGCGGACCTGGTGCGCCGGCTCGCGGAGGGCCTGGGGCACGAGGCGAGCCCGGGACAGGACGCCGGCCCGGGACACGACGCCTGA